In the genome of Hypomesus transpacificus isolate Combined female unplaced genomic scaffold, fHypTra1 scaffold_52, whole genome shotgun sequence, one region contains:
- the cacng5b gene encoding voltage-dependent calcium channel gamma-5 subunit isoform X2 translates to MIHTATPFPLVSLFFMFIGFVLNNIGHVRPHRTILAFVSGIFFILSGLALVVGFVLYISSVNDEMLNRTKSSEAYFSYKYSWSFAFAAISFLLTEVNTFPPSFQQVKCTTASDIS, encoded by the exons ATGATTCATACAGCCACTCCCTTCCCCCTGGTCAGTTTGTTCTTCATGTTCATTGGCTTTGTGCTCAACAACATCGGACATGTACGGCCACACCGGACCATACTGGCCTTCGTCTCCGGAATATTTTTCATCCTCTCAG GTCTGGCTCTTGTGGTTGGTTTTGTGCTGTACATCTCCAGTGTCAATGATGAGATGTTGAACAGAACCAAGAGCAGTGAGGCCTACTTCAGTTATAAGTATAGCTGGTCCTTTGCCTTTGCTGCCATCTCCTTCCTTCTCACTGAGGTCAACACCTTTCCACCCAGTTTCCAACAGGTCAAGTGTACGACTGCAAGTGATATAAGTTAG
- the cacng5b gene encoding voltage-dependent calcium channel gamma-5 subunit isoform X1: MIHTATPFPLVSLFFMFIGFVLNNIGHVRPHRTILAFVSGIFFILSGVMSVYLFMKRYTAEELYQPRHPSFYRPRLSNCSDHSGQFLHPETWARGRSPSDISSEASLQMSASYPALLKCPDYDQVSSSPC, translated from the exons ATGATTCATACAGCCACTCCCTTCCCCCTGGTCAGTTTGTTCTTCATGTTCATTGGCTTTGTGCTCAACAACATCGGACATGTACGGCCACACCGGACCATACTGGCCTTCGTCTCCGGAATATTTTTCATCCTCTCAG GTGTCATGTCCGTCTACTTGTTCATGAAACGCTACACGGCCGAGGAGCTCTACCAGCCTCGTCATCCCAGCTTCTACCGTCCGCGCCTCAGCAACTGCTCCGACCACTCGGGCCAATTCCTTCACCCGGAGACGTGGGCACGTGGTCGCAGCCCCTCCGACATCTCCTCAGAGGCCTCGCTCCAGATGAGTGCCAGCTACCCCGCCCTGCTCAAATGCCCTGACTATGACCAGgtgtcctcctcaccctgctaa